The Geobacter sp. AOG2 genome includes a window with the following:
- a CDS encoding 4Fe-4S binding protein, producing MDISRKEFFKKSLYSLGEAITTITGALREPEAERPTIRDTADFTPAKDDSMSAVACNERCLAKNCGCFACFERCEAQAITVVMGEGIRIDKSRCTGCGTCEYVCPATPKAVRLQPRNEPETATRDKAPSTLGGE from the coding sequence ATGGATATCAGCCGCAAAGAATTTTTCAAAAAGAGCCTGTACTCCCTCGGCGAGGCGATCACAACGATTACCGGCGCCCTGAGGGAGCCGGAGGCTGAACGCCCCACCATCCGCGACACCGCCGATTTCACCCCGGCCAAGGATGATAGCATGAGTGCGGTAGCCTGCAACGAACGGTGCCTGGCCAAAAACTGCGGTTGCTTCGCCTGTTTCGAACGGTGCGAAGCCCAGGCCATCACGGTGGTCATGGGCGAGGGAATCAGGATCGACAAATCCAGATGCACCGGCTGCGGCACCTGCGAGTATGTCTGCCCGGCGACGCCCAAAGCGGTCAGGCTGCAGCCGCGCAATGAGCCGGAAACGGCGACACGGGACAAAGCCCCGTCAACACTCGGTGGAGAATGA
- a CDS encoding peroxiredoxin — protein MSLEGKKAPDFDLEGSDGKRHSLKEYAGKTLVIYFYPKDNTPGCTKEACGFRDDYRKLIDRGIVLLGVSKDSIASHGKFIAAQNLPFVLLSDPDTAMMQAYQAFGEKVLYGKKTTGTIRSTVVIGPDGVVRKHWAKVAKAEQHPAEVLKFIETH, from the coding sequence ATGTCACTGGAAGGGAAGAAGGCCCCTGATTTCGACCTTGAGGGGAGCGACGGCAAGCGCCACAGCCTGAAGGAATATGCCGGAAAGACGCTGGTCATTTATTTTTATCCCAAGGATAATACCCCCGGCTGCACCAAGGAAGCGTGCGGTTTCAGGGATGATTACCGGAAGCTGATCGACCGGGGGATCGTGCTCCTGGGCGTCAGCAAGGACAGCATCGCCTCCCACGGGAAATTCATTGCCGCGCAGAATCTGCCGTTCGTGCTGCTGTCCGACCCGGACACCGCCATGATGCAGGCCTATCAGGCGTTTGGAGAAAAGGTCCTGTACGGCAAAAAAACAACCGGCACCATCCGCTCCACCGTGGTCATCGGCCCGGACGGCGTGGTGCGGAAACACTGGGCCAAGGTGGCCAAGGCGGAGCAGCACCCGGCAGAGGTGCTCAAGTTTATCGAAACACACTAG
- a CDS encoding YceI family protein has product MKRFICFLVGLALLSPLTVLASTWQIDPNHTTMQFKVRHLMISNVKGGFDKFSGTLDLDDKDITKSKVEVVIDTASVNTNIKLRDDDLRSPNFFDAARFPTMTFTSTKVEKTGGTGLKITGNLTIKGTTRPVVLTVDGLTPEIRDPWGGLRRGASAVTTIKRHDFGLTWNKTMDNGGAVVGEDVAIQLEVEFVKK; this is encoded by the coding sequence ATGAAACGCTTTATCTGTTTCCTCGTGGGGTTGGCGCTGCTCTCCCCGCTCACCGTCCTGGCTTCGACCTGGCAGATCGACCCGAATCACACCACCATGCAGTTCAAGGTGCGCCACCTCATGATCAGCAACGTCAAGGGCGGCTTCGACAAGTTCAGCGGGACCCTGGATCTGGACGATAAGGACATCACCAAGTCCAAGGTAGAGGTGGTTATCGACACGGCATCGGTCAACACCAATATCAAGTTGCGTGACGATGACTTGCGCAGTCCCAATTTTTTCGATGCCGCACGGTTCCCCACCATGACGTTCACCTCCACCAAGGTGGAGAAAACGGGCGGCACCGGGTTGAAGATCACCGGCAACCTGACCATCAAGGGGACGACCCGCCCGGTGGTCCTGACGGTTGACGGCCTGACCCCCGAGATCAGGGACCCGTGGGGCGGCCTCCGCCGCGGCGCCTCCGCCGTCACCACCATCAAACGTCACGATTTCGGCCTGACCTGGAACAAGACCATGGACAACGGCGGTGCGGTGGTGGGCGAGGATGTGGCGATCCAGCTGGAGGTGGAGTTCGTCAAAAAATAG
- a CDS encoding NCS2 family permease, whose translation MKTFFRFEQYGTSYRQETLAGITTFLTMAYIIIVNPAILENAGIPKGPSVTATILAAVIGTVIMALWARRPFAIAPYMSENAFIAFVVVKVMGYPWQVALGAVFIAGALFTLLTVFKVRSWLAESIPLSLKASFAVGIGLFLTFIGLNETGLVVLGVPGAPVRLGNIAQPSVLLAVAGFLLVVVLMARRVHGALVIGIIATTIGSIALKITPLPAQIVSLPPSLSPILFKLDIAGALTMRFFPVVMVIFIMAFLDTVGTLIGLSMRADLLDENGNLPEIEKPMLADALATMAAPLLGTTTTGAYIESAAGIEEGGRTGFSALVVAALFALSLFFAPLFTIVPPHAYGIALIVIGSFMIRPITQLNFDDFTELIPAFLTVVLMIFTYNIGVGMTSGMITYVLLKLLTGRASEVKAGMWVLALLSLSLFFFMPKM comes from the coding sequence ATGAAAACTTTTTTCCGGTTCGAACAGTACGGGACGAGCTATCGCCAGGAGACCCTGGCCGGGATCACCACCTTTCTGACCATGGCCTACATCATCATCGTCAACCCGGCCATCCTGGAGAACGCCGGCATCCCCAAGGGACCGTCGGTCACGGCCACCATCCTGGCGGCGGTGATCGGGACCGTAATCATGGCCTTATGGGCGCGTCGACCCTTTGCCATCGCACCCTACATGAGCGAGAACGCCTTTATCGCCTTTGTGGTGGTCAAAGTGATGGGCTACCCCTGGCAGGTGGCCCTGGGAGCCGTGTTCATCGCCGGCGCCCTCTTCACGCTGCTGACGGTATTCAAGGTTCGCAGTTGGCTGGCGGAATCGATCCCCCTGTCTCTCAAGGCCAGCTTTGCCGTGGGTATCGGCCTGTTCCTGACCTTCATCGGCCTCAATGAAACCGGGCTGGTGGTGCTCGGTGTGCCGGGGGCGCCGGTCAGGTTGGGCAATATCGCCCAACCATCGGTACTCCTGGCCGTGGCCGGTTTTCTGCTGGTGGTGGTACTGATGGCCCGCCGTGTCCACGGCGCCCTGGTGATCGGCATCATCGCCACCACCATCGGCTCCATAGCCCTGAAGATCACCCCCCTGCCGGCCCAGATCGTCAGCCTCCCCCCTTCCCTCTCACCCATCCTGTTCAAGCTGGATATTGCCGGCGCCCTGACCATGCGCTTCTTTCCGGTGGTGATGGTGATCTTCATCATGGCCTTCCTGGACACGGTCGGGACACTCATCGGCCTCTCCATGCGGGCCGACCTTCTGGACGAGAACGGCAACCTGCCGGAGATCGAGAAACCGATGCTGGCCGACGCCCTGGCCACCATGGCGGCGCCGCTTCTCGGCACCACCACCACCGGCGCCTACATCGAGTCGGCCGCAGGCATCGAGGAAGGGGGGCGCACCGGCTTTTCGGCCCTGGTGGTGGCGGCTCTGTTCGCCCTGTCCCTGTTCTTTGCCCCGCTCTTCACGATCGTGCCGCCTCACGCTTACGGCATCGCCCTGATCGTCATCGGTTCCTTCATGATCCGCCCCATTACCCAGCTCAACTTCGACGACTTTACCGAGCTGATACCGGCCTTTCTGACCGTGGTGTTGATGATCTTCACCTACAACATCGGCGTGGGCATGACCTCCGGCATGATCACGTACGTCCTGCTCAAACTGCTTACCGGGCGGGCCTCCGAGGTCAAGGCAGGCATGTGGGTGCTGGCGCTTTTGTCCCTGTCCCTGTTCTTCTTCATGCCCAAGATGTGA
- a CDS encoding hypoxanthine-guanine phosphoribosyltransferase: MTVNEANQVLADADLLVGEAGVTAAIGRLAGEITEQLAEANPVLLCVMNGGLIFAGQLVTRLVFPLEIDYCHATRYGHETAGAGLNWIVRPRLELRGRTVLLLDDILDEGITLAAIADHCREQGAARVLMAVLVDKRHDRKVSPGFRADFTGMETEDRFLFGYGLDYKGYWRNAPGIYAVKGL, translated from the coding sequence ATGACGGTGAATGAAGCGAATCAGGTGCTGGCGGATGCCGACCTGCTGGTCGGTGAGGCCGGGGTAACAGCAGCTATCGGGCGGCTGGCGGGAGAGATTACGGAACAGCTTGCGGAGGCAAACCCGGTACTGCTCTGTGTCATGAACGGAGGACTGATCTTTGCCGGGCAGCTCGTGACCAGGCTGGTATTCCCTCTGGAGATCGATTATTGCCATGCCACCCGCTACGGCCACGAGACCGCGGGGGCGGGCCTGAACTGGATCGTCCGGCCACGGCTGGAGTTGCGCGGCAGAACGGTGCTGCTCCTGGACGACATTCTGGACGAGGGCATTACCCTGGCCGCCATTGCCGACCATTGCCGCGAGCAGGGGGCGGCCCGCGTGTTGATGGCGGTCCTGGTGGACAAGCGCCACGACCGCAAGGTCTCACCCGGCTTTCGAGCCGACTTCACCGGCATGGAAACCGAGGACCGGTTCCTGTTCGGCTATGGTCTGGATTATAAAGGGTATTGGCGCAATGCGCCGGGAATCTACGCGGTGAAAGGGCTGTAA
- the prmC gene encoding peptide chain release factor N(5)-glutamine methyltransferase: MTPQETWTTIKVLTWTKDYLSAKGIENARLEAEWLLCAATGLDRVGLYLNFDKPMSDNELASFRAMVARRARREPLQHILGTQEFYGLEFEVSPDVLVPRHDTEPLIAEALAHRPDARSVLDIGTGSGCIAVALARHLPDAAVTATDISTAALAVARRNAERNGAAVEFLAGSLLEPVAGRRFDLIVSNPPYIPTADIDGLEPEVRDFDPRGALDGGADGLDAYRALVPAAPEYLNPSGWLLVEVGIGQAPAVVELFQKTTDYDQPVTARDPGGIERVVGARRKDMP; this comes from the coding sequence ATGACACCTCAGGAAACCTGGACAACCATCAAGGTCCTTACCTGGACTAAAGACTACCTTTCCGCCAAAGGCATAGAGAACGCCCGTCTCGAAGCGGAGTGGCTGCTGTGCGCCGCCACCGGACTGGACCGGGTCGGACTCTATCTGAATTTCGACAAGCCGATGAGCGACAACGAACTGGCGTCGTTTCGCGCCATGGTGGCCCGCCGGGCCCGGCGCGAACCGCTCCAGCACATCCTCGGCACCCAGGAGTTCTACGGCCTGGAGTTCGAGGTTTCCCCGGACGTGCTGGTTCCCCGCCACGACACGGAACCCCTGATAGCGGAGGCGCTGGCCCACCGGCCGGACGCCCGGAGCGTGCTGGACATCGGCACCGGCAGCGGCTGCATCGCCGTTGCCCTGGCCCGCCACCTGCCCGACGCGGCGGTGACGGCCACCGACATCTCCACCGCCGCCCTGGCGGTGGCGCGGCGCAATGCCGAACGCAACGGGGCTGCCGTGGAATTCCTGGCCGGGTCGTTGCTGGAGCCGGTGGCCGGACGCCGTTTCGACCTGATCGTTTCCAACCCCCCCTACATTCCCACCGCGGATATCGACGGACTTGAACCCGAGGTGCGGGACTTCGACCCGCGCGGCGCCCTCGACGGCGGCGCGGACGGGCTGGACGCGTACCGGGCGCTGGTTCCGGCAGCCCCGGAATATCTGAACCCGTCCGGCTGGCTGCTGGTGGAGGTGGGGATCGGCCAAGCCCCTGCGGTTGTGGAGCTATTCCAAAAGACGACGGATTACGACCAGCCCGTAACGGCGCGCGACCCCGGGGGGATCGAACGCGTGGTGGGCGCACGACGAAAGGATATGCCATGA
- a CDS encoding peptidylprolyl isomerase, which translates to MSEQNPQVMLETSKGSIKIELFKDTSPITVKNFLGYVRDGYYDGLIFHRVIRDFMIQGGGLNENLEQKKPKFAIKNEADNGLSNKRGTLAMARTAVVDSATSQFFINVVDNDFLDHQGKQQDRYGYCVFGQVLEGMEVVDDIRAVKTGTHKGHSDVPVEPVFITSAKVLE; encoded by the coding sequence ATGTCCGAGCAGAATCCGCAGGTCATGCTGGAAACATCCAAGGGGTCCATCAAGATCGAATTGTTCAAGGATACGTCGCCCATCACCGTCAAGAACTTTCTTGGCTACGTCAGGGATGGCTATTACGACGGTTTGATATTTCACCGGGTCATCAGGGATTTCATGATCCAGGGGGGCGGCCTGAACGAAAACCTGGAGCAGAAGAAACCCAAGTTCGCCATCAAGAACGAGGCGGACAACGGTCTCTCCAACAAACGCGGCACCCTGGCCATGGCCCGTACCGCCGTCGTGGATTCGGCCACCTCCCAGTTCTTCATCAACGTGGTTGACAACGACTTTCTCGACCATCAGGGCAAACAACAGGACCGTTACGGTTACTGCGTCTTCGGCCAGGTGCTGGAAGGGATGGAAGTGGTCGACGACATCCGCGCCGTAAAGACCGGCACTCATAAGGGCCATTCGGATGTCCCCGTGGAACCGGTCTTCATTACGTCGGCGAAGGTCCTGGAATAG
- a CDS encoding ferritin family protein — MSNDQVCYTFDAAVEMAIEMENEGFRNYLAAIRRLTNKGARELLRDNALDELDHKHQLEKALLEGRMEGGEALDQPIPTMHLDYVFKKQELGPESGVREALVYAIHLEKGAVDFYGKVASGCSGAPMGQLFQQLLKEESRHLQALEDLYEQHFMTEN; from the coding sequence ATGAGTAACGATCAGGTCTGTTATACCTTCGACGCTGCCGTGGAGATGGCCATCGAAATGGAAAATGAAGGTTTTCGCAATTACCTCGCCGCCATCCGCAGGTTGACCAACAAGGGTGCGCGGGAACTCCTGCGGGATAACGCCCTGGATGAACTCGATCATAAGCATCAGTTGGAAAAGGCGTTGCTGGAAGGGCGCATGGAGGGGGGCGAGGCCCTTGACCAGCCCATTCCCACCATGCATCTGGATTATGTTTTTAAAAAACAGGAGCTTGGTCCCGAGTCGGGTGTGCGTGAGGCGCTGGTGTATGCCATCCATCTGGAAAAGGGTGCGGTCGATTTTTACGGCAAGGTGGCGTCCGGGTGTAGCGGAGCCCCCATGGGGCAGCTTTTTCAGCAGCTTTTGAAGGAAGAGAGCCGCCATCTTCAGGCTCTGGAAGACCTCTACGAACAGCATTTCATGACGGAAAATTGA
- a CDS encoding Rne/Rng family ribonuclease: protein MSTTISKKMLINVMHPEEARVAIVHDGRLMELNIEITGKEQTKGNIYKGVVLRVEPGLQAAFVDIGRAKPGFLQMGELHPDFWQWRDDVPEDQRKRRPRIQEVLRRGQELVVQVEKDERDTKGSALTSYLSLPGRYMVIMPGSDSTGISRKVEQEGERKKLKEIVAGLNIPEGIGYIIRTEAVGRTPEELQKDLENLLELYRDIKERAAEISGAGEVYRDSGLIIRSIRDYFSDDIDEVLVDSKDAYRDAKEFFRETMPKCEKRVKLHKEKRPIFSRFQLEEQIDQIYEKRVSLPSGGSLIIEPTEALVSIDVNSGKSSGERGIEDTAFKTNLEAAEEVARQLRLRDLGGLIVIDFIDMRERKHNIEVEKVLKQALKMDKARVNLGRISEFGMLEMSRQRIAKTLNDAIHLACPHCEGRGKVKSVEAMAVSFLRKVHAAAAKGTVAEVRGSLPLEVAYYLLNRKKRELTQIENDYEIEVTVKGKPSFTMNQLELEIVKREKPRMEDVLASAAEAAEAPKSSERKEARPEPAVAEEKAAEGSTVEGGVAEGGKKRKRRRKKKKPAGEGAALVAGPSAEIPPAEEVSHEPRQEAAPSANEAQDQGAGAAPETQGKAKKRKRRRRKSGKAQDGGTVETATPEDGEVAPVTPLEPPVAVEPALAPASKRSRRGKAPQVVAETIAAPADGVVVAAPSVVEPAEERSPGKPATSRRGGRKGKQEQKVAAVQPETVIAEPPSAEKSGVVPAAEKPKRARAPRSPKKSEPAVAAQSLPAETALEPLKPAKARRAPAKKTAEPAPEPAAEVAAPKKRTSRTRSAKKDEESH from the coding sequence ATGAGCACTACCATAAGCAAGAAGATGCTGATCAACGTCATGCACCCCGAAGAGGCGCGGGTGGCCATCGTGCATGACGGCCGCCTGATGGAACTCAACATCGAGATCACCGGCAAGGAACAGACCAAAGGTAATATTTATAAAGGGGTGGTACTGAGGGTTGAGCCGGGCCTCCAGGCCGCCTTCGTCGATATCGGGCGGGCCAAGCCGGGCTTTCTCCAGATGGGAGAATTGCACCCCGACTTCTGGCAGTGGCGCGACGATGTGCCGGAGGACCAGCGCAAGCGGCGTCCCCGTATTCAGGAGGTGCTGCGCCGGGGCCAGGAACTGGTGGTGCAGGTGGAGAAGGATGAACGCGACACCAAAGGTTCCGCCCTGACCAGCTACCTTTCCCTGCCGGGGCGCTATATGGTGATCATGCCGGGCAGCGACTCCACCGGCATCTCCCGCAAGGTGGAGCAGGAGGGGGAGCGCAAGAAGCTGAAGGAGATCGTGGCCGGCCTGAATATCCCCGAAGGGATCGGCTACATCATCCGCACCGAGGCGGTCGGGCGTACCCCGGAGGAGTTGCAGAAGGATCTGGAAAACCTGCTGGAGTTGTACCGGGATATCAAGGAGCGGGCGGCCGAAATCAGCGGGGCGGGCGAAGTCTACCGCGACAGCGGGCTGATCATCCGTTCCATTCGCGATTATTTTTCCGACGATATCGACGAGGTGCTCGTCGACAGCAAGGACGCCTACCGGGATGCCAAGGAGTTCTTCCGCGAGACCATGCCCAAGTGCGAAAAGCGCGTCAAGCTGCACAAGGAGAAGCGTCCCATCTTCTCCCGCTTCCAACTGGAAGAGCAGATCGACCAGATTTATGAAAAACGGGTCTCCCTGCCCTCCGGCGGTTCGCTGATCATCGAACCGACCGAGGCGCTGGTCAGCATCGACGTCAATTCGGGTAAATCCAGCGGCGAGCGGGGGATCGAGGATACCGCCTTCAAGACCAATCTGGAGGCCGCCGAAGAGGTGGCCCGCCAGCTCCGGCTACGCGACCTGGGCGGCCTGATCGTGATCGACTTCATCGACATGCGCGAACGGAAGCATAATATCGAGGTGGAGAAGGTCCTCAAGCAGGCCCTCAAGATGGACAAAGCCAGGGTCAACCTGGGACGGATTTCCGAATTCGGCATGCTGGAGATGTCGCGCCAGCGCATCGCCAAGACCCTCAACGACGCCATTCACCTGGCGTGTCCCCATTGCGAGGGGCGCGGCAAGGTCAAATCGGTGGAGGCCATGGCCGTCTCCTTCCTGCGCAAGGTGCATGCCGCCGCCGCCAAGGGGACCGTGGCCGAGGTGCGTGGTTCCCTCCCCCTGGAGGTTGCCTACTACCTGCTTAATCGCAAGAAGCGGGAGTTGACCCAGATCGAAAACGATTATGAGATCGAGGTAACGGTCAAGGGGAAACCCTCGTTTACCATGAATCAGCTCGAGTTGGAGATCGTCAAGCGGGAAAAGCCGCGCATGGAGGATGTCCTGGCCTCCGCGGCCGAGGCTGCTGAAGCGCCGAAGTCGTCGGAGCGGAAAGAGGCGCGCCCCGAGCCCGCCGTAGCGGAGGAGAAGGCCGCTGAAGGCAGCACTGTAGAAGGAGGCGTCGCCGAGGGAGGCAAGAAGCGCAAGCGCCGCCGCAAAAAGAAAAAGCCTGCCGGAGAGGGCGCAGCCCTGGTGGCCGGGCCGTCCGCAGAAATCCCGCCGGCGGAGGAAGTCTCCCACGAGCCTCGGCAGGAAGCAGCGCCGTCGGCAAATGAAGCACAGGACCAGGGCGCAGGCGCCGCGCCGGAGACGCAGGGTAAAGCTAAAAAACGTAAACGCCGCCGGCGCAAGAGTGGCAAGGCGCAGGACGGGGGCACAGTTGAAACCGCAACGCCGGAGGATGGAGAAGTCGCCCCGGTGACGCCTCTGGAGCCGCCGGTCGCGGTTGAGCCTGCCCTCGCTCCGGCCTCCAAGAGGTCCCGGCGGGGCAAGGCGCCGCAGGTGGTGGCGGAGACCATAGCCGCACCTGCTGATGGAGTGGTTGTTGCCGCTCCTTCTGTCGTGGAACCGGCCGAAGAACGGTCGCCCGGAAAGCCTGCCACGTCACGGCGCGGCGGCCGCAAGGGAAAACAGGAGCAGAAGGTTGCCGCCGTCCAGCCCGAAACCGTTATTGCCGAGCCGCCCAGTGCGGAGAAGTCCGGGGTCGTACCGGCAGCGGAAAAGCCCAAACGGGCCAGGGCGCCGCGTAGCCCCAAAAAGAGCGAACCGGCAGTGGCCGCGCAGTCTCTTCCGGCTGAAACGGCCCTTGAACCGTTGAAACCGGCAAAAGCTCGCCGGGCTCCAGCTAAAAAGACTGCCGAGCCTGCGCCCGAACCGGCAGCGGAGGTTGCGGCGCCGAAGAAACGGACGAGCCGGACCCGTAGTGCCAAAAAAGACGAAGAAAGCCACTAA
- the lysS gene encoding lysine--tRNA ligase, with amino-acid sequence MEELSELLLQRRRKVDALWEAGVNPYPNDFKPLHTSADIFAAYGDKEQFDAADDQYVVAGRILARRSFGKAAFIQLQDRKGRIQVYVKKDEIGEEAFEAFDGFDIGDIVGVVGFAFRTKTGELSLHAKQIRLMVKSLHPLPEKFHGLTDLETRYRQRYVDLIVNPESRDVFIKRSRIVNLIRGFMAGRDFLEVETPMMQPIPGGATARPFITHHNALDMQLFLRIAPELYLKRLVVGGFERVFEINRNFRNEGISVRHNPEFTMMEFYQAYATYEELMDFTEELFCHVAQEVLGTLDFSYQGNGISFNRPWKRLTVREAILEYGDIDAKQLDDRDLALAYARSLGLDLPQDIGYGKLIMEIFEEVAEHKLIQPTFITAYPTEVSPLSRKNDHDPDIVDRFELIIGGREIANAFSELNDPVDQKERFLSQVAEKNKGDEEAHYMDEDYVRALEYGMPPTAGEGIGIDRLVMLLTDSASIRDVILFPQLRKETK; translated from the coding sequence ATGGAAGAACTCAGCGAACTCCTGCTCCAGAGACGTCGCAAGGTTGACGCCCTCTGGGAAGCGGGTGTTAATCCTTACCCCAATGATTTCAAGCCGTTGCACACCTCTGCCGATATTTTTGCCGCCTACGGCGACAAGGAACAGTTCGATGCCGCCGACGATCAGTATGTCGTGGCCGGTCGTATCCTTGCCCGGCGCTCCTTTGGCAAGGCCGCCTTTATCCAGCTTCAGGATCGTAAGGGCCGCATCCAGGTCTACGTCAAAAAGGACGAGATCGGCGAAGAGGCCTTCGAGGCCTTTGACGGCTTCGACATCGGCGATATCGTCGGCGTCGTGGGGTTTGCGTTCCGCACCAAGACCGGTGAGCTGTCGCTTCATGCAAAGCAGATCCGTCTTATGGTCAAGTCGTTACATCCCCTGCCGGAGAAATTCCATGGTCTCACCGACCTGGAGACCCGTTACCGCCAGCGGTATGTGGACTTGATCGTCAATCCCGAATCGCGGGATGTCTTCATCAAGCGCTCCCGCATCGTCAACCTGATTCGCGGTTTCATGGCCGGCCGGGACTTTCTGGAGGTCGAGACCCCCATGATGCAGCCGATACCCGGCGGCGCCACGGCCCGGCCGTTCATCACCCATCATAACGCTCTGGATATGCAGCTGTTCCTGCGCATTGCCCCCGAACTCTACCTGAAACGCCTGGTGGTGGGCGGTTTCGAAAGGGTTTTCGAGATCAACCGCAACTTCAGGAACGAGGGGATCTCGGTGCGTCACAACCCCGAGTTTACCATGATGGAGTTCTATCAGGCCTACGCCACCTATGAAGAGCTGATGGACTTTACCGAGGAGCTTTTCTGCCATGTGGCCCAGGAGGTGCTCGGTACCCTGGATTTCAGCTATCAGGGGAACGGGATCAGCTTTAACCGCCCCTGGAAACGCCTGACCGTTCGCGAGGCGATCCTGGAGTACGGCGATATCGATGCCAAGCAGTTGGACGACCGCGACCTTGCCCTGGCCTATGCCCGTAGCTTGGGCCTCGACCTGCCGCAGGACATCGGCTACGGTAAGTTGATAATGGAGATCTTCGAAGAGGTGGCCGAGCACAAGTTGATCCAGCCGACCTTCATCACGGCCTATCCGACCGAGGTCTCGCCGCTGTCACGCAAAAACGACCACGACCCCGATATCGTCGACCGTTTCGAGTTGATCATCGGCGGACGCGAGATCGCCAATGCCTTCTCGGAATTGAACGACCCGGTAGACCAGAAGGAGCGTTTCCTCTCACAGGTGGCCGAGAAGAACAAGGGGGACGAGGAGGCCCATTACATGGATGAGGATTATGTCCGCGCCCTGGAGTACGGCATGCCTCCCACGGCCGGCGAAGGTATCGGCATCGACCGCTTGGTGATGCTCCTGACGGATTCCGCCTCGATCCGCGACGTGATCCTGTTCCCCCAATTGCGGAAGGAAACGAAATAG
- a CDS encoding lipoprotein-releasing ABC transporter permease subunit has translation MPFELFIGLRYLKAKRKSTFISIITFISTAGVTLGVMALIVVLAVMTGFEEDLKEKILGTNAHVVVIHNGGPMEDYHQVMAKLKGFKGVKAATPFIYNQVMLSSGKNVSGVVLRGIDVKSDRLVTKLSKSIIEGSIDKLDPVMGKGSDAKPGLVVGKELAKNLNLFVGDTINVVSPMGNITPLGMMPKMKPFRVVGIFNTGMFEYDSTLAYISLAQAQAFFDLGDTVTGIQLKVDDVYHTGELARAINQALGPDYYARDWMQMNRNILFALKTEKMVMFIILTLIVLVAAFGIASTLFMVVMEKTRDIAILKSMGATGLSIMKIFVLEGLIIGVIGTVLGVVSGLLIALNLEPIINVVEKVTGLNFFSKDVYYLDHFPSLVVPSDVVLISVTAVLISFIATLYPSWQASRMLPAEALRYE, from the coding sequence ATGCCTTTCGAACTATTTATCGGGTTGCGCTACCTGAAGGCAAAGCGCAAGTCTACCTTCATCTCGATCATCACCTTCATCTCCACCGCAGGGGTCACCCTGGGCGTCATGGCGCTGATCGTGGTGCTGGCGGTCATGACCGGCTTCGAGGAAGACCTGAAGGAGAAGATCCTCGGGACCAACGCCCATGTGGTGGTCATCCACAACGGCGGCCCCATGGAGGATTACCATCAGGTCATGGCGAAGCTCAAGGGCTTCAAAGGGGTGAAGGCCGCCACGCCGTTCATCTACAATCAGGTTATGTTGTCCTCCGGCAAGAACGTTTCCGGCGTGGTGCTGAGGGGAATCGACGTCAAATCGGATCGCCTGGTCACCAAGTTGAGCAAGTCGATCATCGAAGGGTCCATCGACAAACTCGACCCCGTCATGGGGAAAGGCTCCGACGCCAAGCCGGGGCTGGTGGTGGGCAAGGAGTTGGCCAAGAATCTGAACCTGTTTGTGGGCGACACGATCAACGTGGTTTCCCCCATGGGGAACATTACGCCGTTGGGCATGATGCCCAAGATGAAGCCGTTTCGCGTGGTCGGGATATTCAATACCGGCATGTTCGAGTACGACTCCACCCTGGCCTACATCAGTCTGGCCCAGGCCCAGGCCTTTTTCGATCTGGGCGACACCGTCACCGGCATCCAGCTCAAGGTGGACGACGTCTACCATACCGGCGAACTGGCGCGCGCCATCAATCAGGCCCTGGGACCCGATTACTACGCCCGCGACTGGATGCAGATGAATCGCAACATCCTCTTTGCCTTGAAGACGGAGAAGATGGTCATGTTCATCATCCTGACCCTGATCGTGCTCGTGGCGGCCTTCGGCATCGCTTCGACCCTGTTCATGGTGGTGATGGAAAAGACCAGGGATATCGCCATCCTCAAGTCCATGGGGGCCACCGGCCTCAGCATCATGAAGATTTTTGTCCTGGAGGGGCTGATCATCGGCGTTATCGGCACTGTCCTGGGAGTGGTTTCGGGACTTCTGATCGCGCTCAACCTTGAGCCGATCATCAATGTCGTCGAGAAGGTCACCGGTCTGAACTTTTTCAGCAAGGACGTCTACTACCTGGACCATTTCCCGTCGCTCGTGGTGCCGTCCGATGTGGTCCTGATATCGGTAACGGCGGTGCTGATCTCGTTTATCGCCACCCTCTACCCGTCGTGGCAGGCGTCGAGAATGCTGCCCGCCGAGGCGTTGCGCTATGAGTAG